The Myripristis murdjan chromosome 17, fMyrMur1.1, whole genome shotgun sequence DNA segment TTTTTCCACTATTATTCAGAATATGACAATAGCCAATATTATTTGGGGTTGAGGAGCATTCTGTGGTCATGTATACAGCGCATTCGGAATATGCGTCTCAATTGGGGCTTTTAATCACAGCTTGTGAAACATGGCGTCTTGCTTGTTTATGGTCagttgtgtgcattttaaacacaacagaaagacaCCTACTTTTAAACATTATGAACGACTTGGATATCAGCAGGTTTCTGGATATACAAAAAGATCACAACACCAGCCTTTTCAAAAAGATGGTCAAATGAGTGAAAGAGGAATGCTGTGTTCTCACGGTCGAACAAGCTGGAGTATGCATGGCTGCATGGACTCTGGAATATTAGTggaatctttatttttattagccatgtaaacagcttagcAGGAATATTATCTTTTTCAGAATAATACGAGACTGGAAGTCTTGCCAAATCACTTGGATTTGTAAGTTGcatagtttttgtgttttgggtgtactGTTCCTTTAGACCTCAACAACTAAAGCTGATTATTTTCTCATCTTTCAAGGCAGGGTTGAAATGTTGTAAGTAAGAAGGGAAACCATCATTTGGACAATGGAATTAAGGTTCAAGCCCCTGAGTTGGAAAGAAAACCCCCTGAAGTGCCCTCGAGCAAGACACAGAGTCTCGACTGGCATATAGCTGACCTTTTGGAGGGGGCAAGGAAAACAGAATATCCTTATGGAAATCATATTAAGAGATACATCATATTATCACATTTTAAACAGTCCATCAAGTTTTGGTGCAAATTTCAAATCAGGCCATGCATCAATATCTACCGCAATAGTTTCTGATACGTGCTGATCTCTCGTCTCTCCTGTGACTTAACACAAAGTATGTAGGGCAAGCAGTGAACCTTGAACTGAAACAAACTGTAAATACCAGGTTTGAGTCAACAGGCCAGCTCATTTCTGTTTAAATGCAGCTGATAAGACATCTTGCCATGTTACAAGACAGCAGTCAGCTATAAAGGCTGAGACTGATCAGTTTATAGTGTAGGAAAGTCATCAGGTCCCCACACAGTGTagcttgctttatttttttgcatcctAAAGCAATCACAAAGTCAAAATGAAGGcacctccttcttcctctcttacATTTATCTCACTGGGAGACCAGTCGACCTCAAAAACCATCAGGTCTGATAATTAAGAACATCCTGCCATTTCTAAGTACAGTTTCCGGGGCAGTGGGGATTGTTATGACAACTGTAAGTGATGCAACACGAGAGCTAATGGCATTAACCTCCTTTAGGCCAGCCTGCATTGCCGGAGCCAGCCCTAGTTGGTACTGGCTAGAAGGGGATAGGAGCTCTGGGCAAGCTTAAACAAGATAACTATCCATGGAAGCCGCAAGATCACGTCATGTCTCACTGCCTGCTGAGAAGCAGGCCGAGAATAGAGACAAGATTGTCAGGGAtcaaggagaagaagaggagggaggaaagagaaaagaacagaagtgggaggcagacagagattAATGAAGCATAGGCGAGCAATTCTGCCTTTCTTGAGGGGGACTACATTTCAGACGACCATTAATTTCTTCCCAATAAATAACTAACTATGACATATGCTGTAGCTGGATTCGCTAAACATACACTATTGTGTGCCGAATCATTCCCATATATGGAAGTCATGTGTTCAGAGACTTCAAAGTgtacagttttcattttcagtgtctaaATTAGCTTTAGGCTCAAAAACGTGGAGCCATGATGAGCAATCACAATATCAAACGTGTACCAACTTTGGATGGCAGGACCAAAAAAACAAGCTcacatgaaaaacagttttgtttttttttttctatttatatcCAGTTTTCAACCCTCGCATCCCAGAAGGCTTGGTCAGCTTGAGTCCATAACTTTGTTATCGTTCAAAAGGAATCCCACGCTGTTCCAAAAATGACCCTCTCGTGACGTAAGAGCAGGCACAAGTCAAGCCAGAACACAGGCATGAAAATTATATTAAGCGAgtctgggttttttttatatgttttttcctGGAACTATGCCAAAAATGTAGCTCTTGTTCCTTGCACTGTATCCAGGTTATTTAATCTATCCCCACAGGCTCATAACATATAGCTATTCATGTGTCAGATGTTCTTGCTGCTAGAGATACTATAGAAAGTTTGCAGTAGTTACACTGTGTGCCAGACATTATGTGACAGAGACTGAAATGCATATCAAACAACTCAAAGATGTCCAATTCTTAAACCAAAACACGTCTTTTACTACAGATCTGGTGGCATGAGGGATTTGTTTACATCCAAGTGTACAATTAATCAAAGAAAGAGACCATTATTTCTAATGCAATGAATACAAAGATGTGATATGTAAGAAAATGTAATCATCAACCATCAGCACATGCAGCATCAGTATTTTTCCAGTGGGCTACTATGAAATGACACCGCAAAAGCTCTCACTGGCTGATGAAACTGTTATTTCAAATCAATGAAAATGTAGATTTTGGATCCAAAAAACTTTTGTTTCTTGGGCCCTAAGTGCCTCTGTGCTGTAAATTGCCTTCAGTTCAAAATAGGAAAGGAGAAACACAGAATAGCTTTGGTTTGATGGTGCAAGACGTAGACAGCCtactataaaacaaaaataaccacaACAGAACACTTGTTGACACATACCAAGCATCTTTTCTGTACAAAGGGCATGAAATTATGATATAGTGCTCCCAAAATCTAGATTGCTCATATTAGTAAATCCACATGGAGCCGAACGAATATCCACCCCCCAAAAATGCAATCTGCTCAGGCTAAACTAAGGATCTCTGAATAGCAGCGATAAACTAGGAACCAGTGATGCTTTTTAGACGAAGGATTCTCTGTTGTAACAGATCATCACTTCACCTACGTAAGATCTGCACCCACACACTATTAATGAATGCGCCTCCTAGTCAACCAAAATAGTTTGGCAGAATAATGCTGACGAAAACCTGTTGAGTCACAGGAACTGCCTTCATTGGTAATCTCTACCTGGGGCGAGTGGATCTGCTTCTTCAGCTGATCACTACATGTTTGGCCTCCAGCACTCAGTCTGCTAGATGAGTGTCACCAACACCTTCACCTTCAGAACAGCTGTGTACCTGTTGAGAAGATCTCCGTTGCCACAGCGATGAATGCATCCGATACCATattctccatggcaacagaaatGTTGAGCTGCCGTGCCACGTTCCTGTACAAACTCGGCTGCATACACTCCAACTCATCGCCTAGGTAACAGTGGGAGAGTGTagaaagggaagaagaaagaggaaataaaTGGCTATTAGGAAGATGACAGCTCTTCTGGAGGAGCGGGGCAAAACCTAAAATAAAGGCTGAACTCAACATGCAGATTCTGTCAAATACTCTCATGCCATCCTGCTTCACTTTGTTGCAGTGGTGGGTGAGGCACTCAAACTAATATTCCTTACCCAACCCTAAATGCATGCATTGAAACcacaccccacacccccacccacacaccaatACCCATTGTAAAACCATACGTTTGCCACCAGCCCCACCTCTCTGCTGAGAGTTCTTAAAACCAAGCCTGAAATTCAAGTTGTTgtcaaaagtaatttttttcttaaagaagATGCCAGATGTAATAACCAGGTGCAAGCAGGTCTCCCACACAAATTCAAACGTTTAAATGGTACCAAGGTGTATTAACAAGCATACTGTAGCCCTTCATAAAACACCTTACCATTTGCACCAGTGCTTGTGCTGCCATAGCTTACAAAACTGTAAAGATATCCGCTTCGgtgtaaatgtgaaaatcaTTCTGAATTTTGAGAAGTGAGTCTTAAGAGTTGCTCATACTGCTTCCTCTCATTTGAAACACATCAATTGATCAATTGATCACTCTAAGTTTGGGAAGGGGAAGGGGGTGTCTcaggtatctatctatctattagaTTCTAGATATTTTTTAACAACTTGTTCAGAATGGCTTTTAACCATCCTGGATCCAGCCCTCATGAATCGCCACggccacattttaaaaatttcgAGTCCCACTGAGTTACAGTGTGATTCATGAGGTCCGGAAACCTGGCTAACTTTTACCGAGCCTGTCATGTTTATCACTTTACACTGACCTCCCAAACTGACATGAGATTCAAGATTACTTTAAAAGCAGCAAATAGCTTGTTCCTGACTTTTTAAGTGTACTGACTTTGCAATCCCCTTATCACAAGACTGAAGTATCACATCTGCATATTGGCCTACAGCTCTTTTGCAATCAGAGATCCAAATCCACCCTGTCAGAGGAAGTACATCTACAAAACTCTGCATCTTCTTTTAAGAAAGTTGAATGTATTTAACTTTTAACTTGATTTCACACCCATtattgttggtgtgtttgttgttaATACAGCACTGTttctaaattcttgacaaaatTGGTGCTAAGGAGCTATTGCTGAGTCAATGGTGGAACACTTCATTTTAGCTATGTTCctttttttgcaaaacatgtTTCTGACTTTGAGCAAtaaatacagggtgtccataaagtctctacaatttaacaaatttactACAAAAGCattagacaaatctgtggaaatgattacaaaatgaggagtagatactgaagttgttgttgttggggttttttttgcctcatttaatgcacctctatatgggcaccattagttgcacgaagcacatcaagacggtactagatttcttgccatgttcgctgtagcatagcctcatcaatggtggcaatggcatcagtgatcttttgcttcaggtcgttgatgtcccgTATCTTTTTTCGATACACAATATCTCCatgaaaaactttgataaccactgagtacatagaacaaatctgattaacatatctcatcaattgcttttgtaatagattttttaaattgtaaagagactttgtggacaccctgtatagtTGTTAGTATTATTACTATGCCAATGATGATGGAGCCAAGGCCCTACACATGTGGTACTTGTCAGTGCAGGCTGTGGTTTTCAGTGATAAAAGGggaacaatgaaaatgtgataaAGGAATAAGGTGAAATGGAGCAGCATAATCTTACTTGAACCATTCGTCCTGAGTGTTAAGTAAAATAGCAAATGTAGTCCACAAAATCATGTGCCAAGTACACCATGAAATGGCAACTGTAGTGTTTGAAGTATCGGCACACTAACTCTGATACAAAGGCTGCTTCTTTGcctcttttatttcattcaatCACACGTGTGAAACTCTTTTTAAAAGGCTTTCTGAAACCTGTTTTGGATGTGAATTTGATTATCGATCAGGTTCTTCTTACCGAGACAGAGCAGCACCGACGATGCCTCAGAGACGGCTGCATTGGAGGCAGGCAGGTTGAGCTCATTTCTGGACCAACCCAGCCCGTTCTGGTTGAGTCTGGAGAGGATGTAGTCTCGGCACAGTGCTTTTGACTGGGACACCAGCTCTTTCTCCGTCAGAGAGCGGTCAAACACTTCCAGGACCTCTGCAGCAAACACAGAAGACCTCCGCAACACCTCCATGCTCTCCTGCAGGGGATCTGGGTCAGGGAGTGCCGGTGGACCTCCTCTAAAGCAGCCGTGCCTCAATATGTCCTCTTATTTTATCTCAGAGAGGTGAGGATCAATCAGTTGActgtgaggaggagaagacagatACACACTCTGGTTTATAAAAAGCCAGAGAAAATTCATTTGCTTTAAAAGACCAGATTTAATGGATTTTCTCCCCTAATTGTTGCCGCTTATTTCATACTCTACAAAGAGCAAGCCACACTTTCAATTAATACGCAACATACAAAAAAAGCAGTCAATTTGTGATTATATTAACAATCAGGACAAATAGGGCagcagcaacattccagcagttCCTACACACTTTTTTACATTCAAAGAAAAGGTAGATGGGTATAAACGAACCTTCAAACTCAAAATCAAACCAGAAACTTACATAAGAATATGTTGGAGGCGTTATTGTTGTGAGTCACATGGTGTGATAGTCATGATATTGCTACATCTCTTGGATTATGCAACATCAAGCACAGACCACAACATGACGGGGAAATATTCTGATACTGAAGCAACAGCCTTGGATCATAGCTCCAAACAATATGCATTaattgtgtatgtttttgtttttttgttttttgtttttttttttttcagtgcagtctTGTGCCACATAACACTGGGCCTATACTATAAACAAAGGGCAATATATAAtgataaatcttttttttaatcaattagaGCGACTCACACTTACCTTCAACATTTTATCCAAATTGAGATGTCCGGACTTGCAGCAGAAATAATGTGACTTTTCCAAAGAGACATAAAATGACAACCTTTCAAAtccactctctgtctgtttcccaCACGAAACAGCCCGCCCGTCAGAGCAAATGCCCTGTCTACTCTGAAAAATCAAGCTCACACACTGAAGAAACCATTGACTAAAGTTTAGTCGTTTGCCCCGGGTTTCATTTCGCACAAGCTCACAGTCGATTCACTTGCATATCGCAGCAGACCAAACGCATGGGGCAATGACAGAGACGAGATATGCAGTTGGTGGACGCCTGCCTGTTGCTCCACCTTCCCATTAGTTCTCAATGGGTACGTTGAGTTTACAGCCAGGAAAAGCCCGCAGGGAGGATCTGCAGCCTTCTCCGATCCAGTGCACATTAAACACGGCGGACAGAAGGAGGCAAATCAAGTGCTtcaccattttcattcacaacTAACCATGTCCCTGTCAATGGGCCTACATTACATCTATTGTTGATCCATGAGTAAATAACATACAAATATAGTGCAATCAAGGCTGAAATCACTGTGATATTTATATAATACACCTACATGGATTTGTTGGCAAGTGTATCGGTGGCTCAATAAACGAATTCATACTGACCTTCttattttctggtatttttatCTCCTGGTATCACTGCATTACCTACCAAAAGCAAATTATAGTGTTACTGTGGTATTTCTATAATCTTTTAAAATGAGCGCATACTAAAGGAGCGCCTTCTTTCTCATTGCGTTTCATCAGTGATCTCTTCTGCTACACGTTTTTTCTTCACTGCTGTGACAGGCTGCTAAACCACGCATCTTGTTCATGggatgaaaggggaaaaaactaggcctatgacaatGTGCGTTTTCTTTCAATATCCCCTCGTTACCTGTACCTGTTGCTCTACTGGCAGAGTTTATGTAACTGTGCCGCGCTTGGGCCAAAAGGAGCGCACTTTTAATCCCAGGAGGCCGGACAGAAATAGATGTCCTGCCCTGCGCTGTAGAGCACTGGACCTACATCTGTACACACGCAACaccttgtttgcttgtttgtttgacactgaaaagcctaatgatttattttctgGCTCAATGCAACAACTGGATATAAAAATGTGAGCAGCCTACTTTACAGAGTGACTTTCGCCATTAAAAATGACATAGTAGCACCATTTACCCTGTAATTCAGTGTAGCTACATGTTTCAATCAAGAGAAAAGTTTAGCGTCACACTATTTGGCCACGTGTTTCACAAAAGGggagtgataaaaaaaaaaaacgagatgCATGATATCCACTTGAGATCGAAATCTCTCCAGATCTGACACAAAGTGACGACAGCAAAACGTGCAATGGTTGCTTTTCTGAAAAGAGCATCAGATAAGAGGCGACAGATTCATAACTCACAGCTGTAGGGAATACTCAGGCTGCAATTCCTTGCAAGCCATgcttatcagtgtgtgtgtgtgtgtgtgtgtgtgtgtgtgtgtgtgtgtgtgtgtgtgtgtgtgtgtgtgtgtgtgtgtggtttgacaATTATCTTTCTATCTTTATAGCTGTTGTATCTACGTGACAGTTATTTAGGCTATGCATTATGGGATTCTTGTAATGCTTCTTCTAAACATTATAGGAAGCATTTAATGCGGCTGATGAGCTGTTACTTAATCACAAAGGCCCCACTGGAAAGGGAAATACCCTATGATAAAACATAGCCCTCTATTCTATATCTATTAATGAGAGTTTCAGGCACAACAGATGGTTTTAGTGAAAAACGATTGCAAGTTTGCTGGAGAATGCAAACGGGTTTGTTCATTTCTGATGAAGTTCATATGGTGAAAATTATTGCATGCAGTCAGACCGACCGCATGATGTCGCTGTAAATCATTTGGGtagtaaatattaaatataaaataaaaagtaggtGACACCTTTAGGTCGTCGTGATGTCGATAGAGGTCGTTTTTATTAAGATAAATAGTCGAGCCAAGTAAATATCAAACTTTCAAAAAAGGGAAATGATGTTTCTATACATAATATGGAGGACACATCatcctcatctttttttttcctttttttttgtcaaactcGGAAAACACACTGTTGTAAAGAGACCttcattttcagtgatgctgaaagagacaaataaataaataggctacATACATAGGCTACATACGAATAAAAGCGATTTTTAAGAACGGTAACGTAAGATCAGCAATTAAGCCTCagaattcataaataaatagaaacaaatGCTGATCTCTGCTCATGGACAGAGCAGGCAGGCCTCATGATGTAGCAGACAGTGGTGTGCCCCATATCTGTCTACTTTGATGAATCTAAGGTGCATCTAAAGGTTTGAGAGTGAAACTGGCCGCCGGCGTCACTCCTATCGATCACCCTCCATCTCTGTGGCAGAAACGTGCAACAGCGCCTCTATAACACACTGGCCAAAAACAGTATTACATCCTAAAAAAGAGGGACGGGGAGTTTAATGGTTaagtatgatgatgatgatgatgatgatgatgatgatgaccctcctcctctttttcttcccattCTTCTTGACACAATGTTTAATATGTTTCAATACATACCATCTTGCTGCAGGGTGTGGGAGGCTGTTAAATTTAGTTTGCATCCTTGGCACGGACGGAGCATAGTCACTGTAGTCATGGTCCATCTGTTTCAGAGGATCTTTCCTCCCATCACACAGCACAGCGGTCTCTCTGAGGCTGTCAGTCAACTGTAATCCTGTAGAAAGGGGGGTCTGATAGTTTTGATTGGCTCGGTGCTTGCTGCTCAAGGAGATGTGGCGGTGCACTTGGCACATCTAAAATGGAGAGGGAGGCTCTCAATGATTGAACAGAAGGAGCGTGGGAGGGAGGATAGCAAGTAAGGGATTTAACAATTCAATAAAGTGTTCAAATGAGAGTTTTGAGGACTGACAGCATGtgccacagagctgctgtggacACCTGCGAGGGAAAGACGGGCCTACGTTCATGAAAGTTACTATCAGCAGAAAAGGAAATCTGAGTAACAGACAGCTGCCCCTTTCCTGGAGTGCAGGCACAATGGCTTTTAGTGACagaatgacatttttataaTGAACTCTAGATGGCCAAAGGTCAGCATTCAATAAGGGGGTTCTATCCACTGTAAAACACTTGTAAGGTATTTATATGTAGCCTCAGGCCTTGGAAAAACATGTAAAGGCCGAGTGGGCAGCACCACTATAGCGAGAGTGTGATGGAACCTTTTAAACTGATAATATAGCTGATGTATGTTGCCATTTGTCTGGTGTTGTAACTGTACTGTTgaaatttcttcaaaaaaaaaaaaacttgaatttgTGTGTTCATGATGCAATAAgatgttgacatttttgtgaCACAGCATCCCCTATAGAAACCTGAGAACTCCTGTGTCTTTATTCCCTTCAGCGTAAAATTCAACTAATCAGCATAAGAgatcagaagagagagagagagagagaaagagagagggagagagagagagagagagagagagagagagagagagagagagagagatttggacTACCTGGGAGTTAATTAAGTTTTCAGGAGGACTGGAGGCCACAGCCGGTCCCTGGCAGAGAACTGCAACAGCAGACATCCTTGGCTCTCACTTGCTGTGGCCGGTG contains these protein-coding regions:
- the bokb gene encoding bcl-2-related ovarian killer protein homolog B — translated: MEVLRRSSVFAAEVLEVFDRSLTEKELVSQSKALCRDYILSRLNQNGLGWSRNELNLPASNAAVSEASSVLLCLGDELECMQPSLYRNVARQLNISVAMENMVSDAFIAVATEIFSTGITWGKVVSMYAVAGALAVDCVRQGQSATVHILVDILGQFVRKFLVPWLKRRGGWGEITKCVVRKDLTPEQHWMSSAIESFKYFLTTLYVCVMKEP